Proteins encoded by one window of Halosolutus gelatinilyticus:
- a CDS encoding PadR family transcriptional regulator: MDDLTGFQRDLLYVIAGADQPSGQEVKDEVETYYSAEINHGRLYPNLDTLVNNELVEKGQLDRRTNYYAITDAGKETIDDRREWESQYVDL; this comes from the coding sequence ATGGACGACCTCACCGGATTCCAACGGGACCTGTTGTACGTCATCGCGGGCGCCGACCAGCCGTCCGGCCAAGAAGTCAAAGACGAAGTCGAGACGTACTATAGCGCCGAGATCAATCACGGTCGGCTCTATCCGAACCTCGATACCCTCGTCAACAACGAGTTGGTCGAGAAAGGGCAACTCGACAGGCGGACTAACTACTACGCCATTACCGACGCAGGGAAAGAGACGATCGACGACCGACGAGAGTGGGAGAGCCAGTACGTCGATCTGTAA
- a CDS encoding fumarylacetoacetate hydrolase family protein, translating into MRIGQYETADTGQLWCGVTTNARTVINLPKAGAAAGVDIPRRSTDLLTDWQWQRKVELAVEYAAETGTGVYDTDEVDRLAPITDPEKVVCVGLNYRDHAEEGDNPIPDEPVLFSKFPTTVTGPGSAITWDPDLTEKVDYEAELVVVIGRETRRVDREDAFDHVAGYLVGNDVSARDLQHGDGQWVRGKSLDTFAPIGPELVTTDEVDDPHDLDIWAEVNGERLQESSTSNLIFGVDDLVSFCSQAFTLKPGDLIFTGTPPGVGVYREPPVLLEDGDSVTIGIDGIGELTNSCAYL; encoded by the coding sequence ATGCGAATTGGACAATACGAGACGGCGGACACCGGACAGCTCTGGTGCGGCGTAACGACGAACGCGAGAACCGTTATCAACCTCCCGAAAGCCGGCGCCGCCGCTGGTGTCGATATCCCGAGACGGAGCACCGACTTACTGACCGACTGGCAGTGGCAACGCAAGGTCGAATTAGCCGTCGAATACGCCGCGGAGACGGGAACCGGCGTCTACGATACCGACGAGGTGGACCGACTTGCACCGATAACGGATCCGGAGAAGGTGGTGTGCGTCGGCCTCAATTACCGGGATCACGCCGAGGAAGGCGACAACCCCATCCCCGACGAACCCGTGCTCTTCTCGAAGTTCCCCACGACGGTAACTGGTCCGGGAAGCGCGATCACCTGGGACCCGGACCTCACGGAGAAGGTCGATTACGAGGCGGAACTGGTCGTCGTGATCGGTCGCGAGACGCGGCGGGTCGATCGGGAGGACGCGTTCGATCACGTCGCCGGCTATCTGGTCGGCAACGACGTCTCCGCACGGGACCTCCAGCACGGCGACGGCCAGTGGGTTCGCGGGAAAAGCCTCGATACGTTCGCGCCGATCGGTCCGGAGCTCGTGACGACCGACGAGGTGGACGACCCCCACGACCTCGACATCTGGGCCGAGGTGAACGGGGAGCGCCTGCAGGAGTCGTCCACGTCGAACCTGATCTTCGGCGTCGACGACCTGGTGTCGTTTTGCAGCCAGGCGTTTACGCTCAAGCCGGGCGACCTGATTTTCACCGGAACGCCCCCCGGAGTGGGCGTCTACCGGGAGCCGCCGGTGCTCCTGGAGGA